TTGCATACAATGTTGATATGCTTAAAAAGAATGGCTTTGTTGATGCTGGCGGAAATGTTGTTCTTCCTGAAACTTTCGAAGAACTTCGTGCATATGCAAAGAAAATGACAAATGAAAAAGCAGGCGAATATGGATTTATATTCCCTCTTAAAGACGGAAACTTTTATCAAAACTCATATCTTTTAGGCTTCCCGTCAAATGGCACAGCAGGGTACGATCATAAAACAGGTATATATAACTATGAAACACTTGAGCCTGCAATCCAGCTTTTGCTAGATATAAAAAATGACAAGAGTATATATCCTGATGCTGAAGGTCTTGACAACGATTCAGCAAGAGCACTTTTTGCTGAAGGAAAAATTGGTATGATATTTGCAGGTTCATATGATGTTGCAGTATTTACAAAACAGTTCCCTGCAAAATGTGAATGGACAATCGGTGAGTATCCTGTACAAAATAAGGATGAAAAGTATAAACACAGAATTTCCGGCGGCGGCGGACTTGTTATAAACCGTGAAATGTATGAAAGATTGGGCGCTGAAAAAACACTTGAAATATACAAATG
The window above is part of the Qingrenia yutianensis genome. Proteins encoded here:
- a CDS encoding ABC transporter substrate-binding protein translates to AYNVDMLKKNGFVDAGGNVVLPETFEELRAYAKKMTNEKAGEYGFIFPLKDGNFYQNSYLLGFPSNGTAGYDHKTGIYNYETLEPAIQLLLDIKNDKSIYPDAEGLDNDSARALFAEGKIGMIFAGSYDVAVFTKQFPAKCEWTIGEYPVQNKDEKYKHRISGGGGLVINREMYERLGAEKTLEIYKWFHGEEVLRELYKRGCAIPKDVSIIENVKPNDNVHEAWGKFGELLSISYAEPARMPTDLEGTPDFKTMFQTDFWGETGSLSKGLADLSRRSNAGIDKKLQATNGKREAYIDVNYDVKR